One stretch of Sebastes umbrosus isolate fSebUmb1 chromosome 5, fSebUmb1.pri, whole genome shotgun sequence DNA includes these proteins:
- the suco gene encoding SUN domain-containing ossification factor isoform X1, translating to MKRLRVLLVCLFVALLCWYPSQDVYCSEQSSSGPGQSAGDKTPEGQKQEQEQDSTHHKVLEERTTHTSYDIGLETEREELEKLATHNVHQEQTVNPLEAEVEETKPDPESDTAPVAPEPEPHPDPQADVDPQTDTQDHDQEVPASSTPEPVPAQDQVSTDAPAPAEIVSDAPAAHTGLDSHPATSQDEAENTPTSQSTGQTHTGAVRVASAVDELPVDNFVFAAHSDSQCGVVPPELATCENFPFGRPLFSVDEAGIEDQRSDQSHSSGPEAEVQSTPGPLDHEQQQQQQQQQRQEQLEDGLSDLDQDGNTSQNHQKQQEGHGSTVKENDPSVPSKEDIPTFDEWKKQVMEVEKEKSQSLHTSTSGTPHPVKKVQKNFKNNYASVECGAKILSANNEAKSTSAILMENMDLYMLNPCSNKIWFVIELCEPIQVKQLDIANFELFSSTPKDFLVSISDRYPTNKWVKLGTFHARDERIVQSFPLDEQLYAKYVKMFIKYIKVELLSHFGSEHFCPLSLIRVFGTSMVEEYEEIADSQYPSERLEYLDEDYDYPPGYQPSEDKASKNLLGSATNAILNMVNNIAANVLGGKPELEGGAAIGALGNITAVGDDKKGSTEVTAETPQDSAVLEPAEPEHPATQEDSDVSGDSSTPSPSSSDSHEDRQIVTLVEEEEEEDEEPRQSTVTLMEEEAEEEEEKREEETTRRDADRNQWESQTYCPFSSFSSLSLSCMATLPELLHRWCCARLAKERQRNLKRRQLSAQTQTHPDANTSSLTYTPPLIPAPVPTPLKEALPLTEKAPEPEVPVKGHNEGEVLTTTNTHTPDAHTPELNILLEPSRTATIPPHSFSDIHSSLTLPTPSHEEKLPPPIKDATLDPVPTPPLPAVTIPETQQASSATPTITVSSPPQPVASETASPGVVVPPVKEQSVQPLPTASRPEDLIPPPTELPPTPPLTDTHTDTVKSGADSGDSQRHSVQASQTHGEQVDSLVHTGDPHRVEDAVYEDLLSTNGNGNVHRTATDFYAELQNGGDYNGGAMMGNGALLNGGTVHGSSQKESVFMRLNNRIKALEMNMSLSSRYLEELSQRYRKQMEEMQRAFNKTIIKLQNTSRIAEEQDQKQTESIQFLQSQLENVTKLMLNLTATVSQLQREVSDRQSYLVVSLVLCLSLGLLLCLQCCRSSSPAPNANPAPLPKSNHYPSPKRCFSSYDDMSLKRRVTCPLVRSKSFHLSSTDVGPDDLYIVEPLRFSPEKKKKRCKSKSLDKVEILQPADPSALLINGDLNCNGFQPCLPALPPPPPPPPLPPLPPPPSLPPPPPPSAEEVSSLPTCTSKEFPSETSSCSSSTHSEESFTSRLAPPSPIFPSAGLCNGHSLPFSLQQPPAKPRQEKRSMKRRKSRQTELQFPAMRGGGVASLPSLQQLMKGNKEISVGTIGVTAGTGHV from the exons gtaCCCCAGTCAAGATGTGTATTGTTCAGAGCAGAGCTCGTCTGGCCCTGGTCAGTCTGCGGGGGACAAAACCCCTGAGGGCCAGAAGCAGGAACAGGAGCAGGACTCCACGCATCACAAG GTGTTGGAAGAAAGGACGACACACACATCATATGATATTGGTctagagacggagagagaagaaCTAGAGAAGCTTGCAACACACAATGTACACCAAGAACAG ACTGTGAATCCTTTGGAAGCTGAAGTGGAGGAGACCAAGCCTGACCCGGAGTCTGATACTGCACCTGTTGCTCCTGAGCCAGAACCCCACCCAGACCCCCAGGCCGATGTGGACccgcagacagacacacaggacCATGACCAGGAAGTCCCCGCGTCCTCCACTCCAGAACCAGTTCCAGCACAGGACCAAGTGTCCACAGACGCCCCGGCCCCAGCAGAGATCGTCAGTGACGCCCCTGCTGCACACACCGGCCTGGACTCACACCCAGCCACATCCCAAgatgaagctgaaaacacacctaCCTCACAGAGCACCGGCCAGACCCACACAGG TGCGGTGCGGGTTGCCAGTGCAGTAGATGAACTCCCAGTAGACAACTTTGTTTTTGCTGCGCACTCTGATTCACAGTGCGGGGTTGTTCCCCCCGAACTGGCAACCTGTGAAAACTTCCCTTTTGGCAGGCCTCTGTTTAG TGTGGATGAGGCTGGCATAGAGGACCAGCGGTCAGACCAGAGCCACAGCTCTGGTCCTGAAGCAGAGGTCCAGTCTACTCCCGGCCCTTTGGACcacgaacaacaacaacaacaacaacagcagcagcgacAGGAGCAGCTGGAGGATGGGCTGTCTGATTTGGACCAGGATGGCAACACTTCTCAAAACCACCAAAAACAGCAG GAAGGGCATGGCAGTACTGTCAAGGAGAATGATCCCTCAGTGCCCAGCAAAGAAGACATCCCCACCTTCGACGAGTGGAAGAAACAAGTCATGGAGGTGGAGAAGGAGAAAA GTCAGTCTCTCCATACCTCAACCAGCGGCACCCCCCATCCAGTGAAGAAGGTCCAGAAAAACTTCAAGAATAACTACGCCTCTGTGGAGTGTGGTGCCAAGATACTCTCTGCCAACAACGAGGCCAAG AGCACTTCAGCTATTCTCATGGAGAATATGGACCTTTACATGCTAAATCCTTGCAGCAACAAAATCTG GTTTGTCATAGAGCTCTGTGAGCCTATTCAAGTCAAGCAGCTGGACATCGCTAACTTTGAGCTCTTCTCATCAACACCTAAAGACTTTTTAGTTTCCATTAGTGACAG GTATCCTACCAACAAGTGGGTAAAGCTTGGTACTTTTCACGCCCGTGATGAGCGCATAGTCCAGAGCTTCCCGCTGGATGAACAGCTTTATGCTAAATATGTGAAg ATGTTCATCAAGTACATAAAG GTTGAACTCCTCTCCCACTTTGGATCAGAACATTTCTGTCCACTCAGTCTCATCAG GGTGTTTGGTACCAGCATGGTGGAGGAGTATGAGGAGATAGCAGATTCCCAGTACCCTTCAGAGAGACTGGAGTACTTGGATGAAGACTATG ACTATCCACCTGGCTACCAACCATCAGAGGACAAAGCCTCTAAAAACCTGCTTGGCTCAGCAACca aTGCCATCCTAAATATGGTAAACAACATTGCTGCTAATGTGCTGGGTGGCAAACCAGAGCTGGAGGGTGGAGCAGCAATAGGAG cGCTAGGTAATATAACAGCAGTGGGGGATGACAAGAAGGGGAGCACAGAAGTTACAGCTGAAACGCCTCAGGACTCTGCAGT ACTGGAGCCTGCAGAGCCAGAACACCCTGCAACCCAGGAGGACTCCGATGTCTCCGGTGACTCTTCAACACCTTCCCCCTCATCTTCCGACTCCCACGAGGACAGACAGATTGTCACTCTggtagaggaggaagaggaggaggacgaagagccCAGACAGTCTACTGTCAccctgatggaggaggaggcagaggaagaggaagagaagagggaggaggagacgacGAGGAGGGACGCAGACAGGAACCAGTGGGAGAGCCAGACGTACTgtcctttctcctccttctcctccttgtcTCTGTCCTGCATGGCCACCCTGCCGGAGCTTCTCCATCGCTGGTGCTGCGCCAGGTTGGCCAAGGAGAGACAACGCAACCTCAAACGGAGGCAGCTGAGCGCTCAAACACAGACGCACCCCGATGCAAACACCTCATCCCTCACATACACACCTCCACTGATCCCTGCCCCTGTTCCCACGCCTCTCAAAGAAGCCCTTCCCCTCACAGAGAAAGCTCCAGAGCCCGAGGTGCCTGTTAAGGGCCATAATGAGGGTGAGGTGCTCACCACCACAAACACTCACACCCCTGACGCACACACTCCAGAGCTCAACATCCTCTTAGAGCCCAGTAGGACAGCCACTATCCCCCCGCACAGTTTCTCAGACATCCACAGTTCCCTGACATTGCCCACCCCCTCCCACGAGGAGAAGCTGCCTCCTCCCATTAAAGACGCAACCCTGGACCCTGTCCCCACTCCCCCCCTCCCAGCCGTCACTATCCCAGAGACGCAGCAGGCCAGCAGTGCCACCCCCACTATTACTGTCAGCTCCCCCCCACAGCCGGTAGCCTCTGAGACGGCCTCTCCTGGTGTTGTGGTTCCTCCTGTCAAGGAGCAGTCTGTTCAGCCTCTCCCCACTGCATCGAGGCCTGAGGACCTCATCCCCCCTCCCACTGAACTGCCACCAACTCCCCCACTGActgacactcacacagacacagtaaaGTCAGGCGCAGACAGTGGGGACTCACAGAGACACAGCGTCCAGGCCTCTCAGACTCATGGGGAACAGGTGGACTCTCTCGTGCACACCGGAGATCCCCATCGGGTGGAGGACGCGGTGTACGAGGACCTGTTGAGCACTAATGGGAATGGCAATGTCCACCGGACAGCTACAGACTTCTATGCAGAGCTGCAGAACGGAGGGGATTATAATGGCGGAGCGATGATGGGGAACGGCGCGTTATTGAACGGGGGAACGGTGCACGGCTCCAGCCAGAAGGAGAGCGTGTTCATGAGGCTCAACAACAGGATCAAAGCCCTGGAGATGAACATGAGTCTGTCCAGCAGATACCTGGAGGAGCTCAGCCAGAG ATACCGTAAACAGATGGAAGAGATGCAGAGAGCGTTCAACAAGACCATCATCAAACTGCAGAACACCTCACGCATCGCTGAGGAGCAG GACCAGAAACAGACCGAGTCCATCCAGTTCCTTCAGAGCCAGCTGGAGAACGTCACTAAACTGATGCTCAATCTCACCGCCACCGTCAGccagctgcagagagag GTATCGGACCGTCAGAGCTACCTGGTGGTCTCTCTggttctgtgtctgtctctgggCCTCCTGCTGTGTCTGCAGTGCTGCCGCAGCTCCTCTCCCGCCCCCAACGCCAACCCTGCTCCCCTTCCCAAGAGCAACCACTACCCCAGCCCCAAGAG ATGCTTCTCCTCCTATGACGATATGAGCCTAAAGCGCAGGGTGACCTGTCCGCTTGTTCGCTCCAAGTCGTTCCACTTGTCCTCTACAGATG TAGGTCCCGATGACTTGTACATTGTAGAACCTCTAAGGTTTTCTCCAGagaaaaag AAAAAGCGCTGCAAGTCAAAGTCTTTGGACAAGgttgagattctgcagccagccgatccctctgctctgctcaTAAACGGGGATCTAAACTGTAACGGCTTCCAACCCTGCCTCCCTGCgctgccaccaccaccaccaccacctcctcttcctcctcttcctcctcctccttctctcccacCGCCACCCCCTCCCTCTGCAGAGGAGGTGTCATCACTGCCCACTTGCACCTCCAAGGAGTTCCCCTCAGAGACCAGCAGCTGCAGCTCGTCCACCCACTCCGAGGAATCCTTCACAAGCCGCCTCGCCCCTCCCTCTCCCATCTTCCCCTCCGCCGGCCTGTGCAACGGGCACAGCCTGCCTTTCTCCCTCCAGCAGCCTCCCGCCAAGCCCCGCCAGGAGAAGCGCTCCATGAAGCGGCGGAAGTCGCGGCAGACGGAGCTGCAGTTCCCTGCCATGCGGGGCGGTGGCGTCGCTTCTCTGCCCAGCCTGCAGCAGCTTATGAAGGGAAACAAGGAGATCAGTGTCGGGACCATCGGGGTGACGGCGGGCACCGGACATGTCTGA
- the suco gene encoding SUN domain-containing ossification factor isoform X5 gives MKRLRVLLVCLFVALLCWYPSQDVYCSEQSSSGPGQSAGDKTPEGQKQEQEQDSTHHKVLEERTTHTSYDIGLETEREELEKLATHNVHQEQTVNPLEAEVEETKPDPESDTAPVAPEPEPHPDPQADVDPQTDTQDHDQEVPASSTPEPVPAQDQVSTDAPAPAEIVSDAPAAHTGLDSHPATSQDEAENTPTSQSTGQTHTGAVRVASAVDELPVDNFVFAAHSDSQCGVVPPELATCENFPFGRPLFSVDEAGIEDQRSDQSHSSGPEAEVQSTPGPLDHEQQQQQQQQQRQEQLEDGLSDLDQDGNTSQNHQKQQEGHGSTVKENDPSVPSKEDIPTFDEWKKQVMEVEKEKSQSLHTSTSGTPHPVKKVQKNFKNNYASVECGAKILSANNEAKSTSAILMENMDLYMLNPCSNKIWFVIELCEPIQVKQLDIANFELFSSTPKDFLVSISDRYPTNKWVKLGTFHARDERIVQSFPLDEQLYAKYVKMFIKYIKVELLSHFGSEHFCPLSLIRVFGTSMVEEYEEIADSQYPSERLEYLDEDYDYPPGYQPSEDKASKNLLGSATNAILNMVNNIAANVLGGKPELEGGAAIGALGNITAVGDDKKGSTEVTAETPQDSAVLEPAEPEHPATQEDSDVSGDSSTPSPSSSDSHEDRQIVTLVEEEEEEDEEPRQSTVTLMEEEAEEEEEKREEETTRRDADRNQWESQTYCPFSSFSSLSLSCMATLPELLHRWCCARLAKERQRNLKRRQLSAQTQTHPDANTSSLTYTPPLIPAPVPTPLKEALPLTEKAPEPEVPVKGHNEGEVLTTTNTHTPDAHTPELNILLEPSRTATIPPHSFSDIHSSLTLPTPSHEEKLPPPIKDATLDPVPTPPLPAVTIPETQQASSATPTITVSSPPQPVASETASPGVVVPPVKEQSVQPLPTASRPEDLIPPPTELPPTPPLTDTHTDTVKSGADSGDSQRHSVQASQTHGEQVDSLVHTGDPHRVEDAVYEDLLSTNGNGNVHRTATDFYAELQNGGDYNGGAMMGNGALLNGGTVHGSSQKESVFMRLNNRIKALEMNMSLSSRYLEELSQRYRKQMEEMQRAFNKTIIKLQNTSRIAEEQDQKQTESIQFLQSQLENVTKLMLNLTATVSQLQREVSDRQSYLVVSLVLCLSLGLLLCLQCCRSSSPAPNANPAPLPKSNHYPSPKRCFSSYDDMSLKRRVTCPLVRSKSFHLSSTDVAVISPVLPVPGATQALRERLVQAAKKE, from the exons gtaCCCCAGTCAAGATGTGTATTGTTCAGAGCAGAGCTCGTCTGGCCCTGGTCAGTCTGCGGGGGACAAAACCCCTGAGGGCCAGAAGCAGGAACAGGAGCAGGACTCCACGCATCACAAG GTGTTGGAAGAAAGGACGACACACACATCATATGATATTGGTctagagacggagagagaagaaCTAGAGAAGCTTGCAACACACAATGTACACCAAGAACAG ACTGTGAATCCTTTGGAAGCTGAAGTGGAGGAGACCAAGCCTGACCCGGAGTCTGATACTGCACCTGTTGCTCCTGAGCCAGAACCCCACCCAGACCCCCAGGCCGATGTGGACccgcagacagacacacaggacCATGACCAGGAAGTCCCCGCGTCCTCCACTCCAGAACCAGTTCCAGCACAGGACCAAGTGTCCACAGACGCCCCGGCCCCAGCAGAGATCGTCAGTGACGCCCCTGCTGCACACACCGGCCTGGACTCACACCCAGCCACATCCCAAgatgaagctgaaaacacacctaCCTCACAGAGCACCGGCCAGACCCACACAGG TGCGGTGCGGGTTGCCAGTGCAGTAGATGAACTCCCAGTAGACAACTTTGTTTTTGCTGCGCACTCTGATTCACAGTGCGGGGTTGTTCCCCCCGAACTGGCAACCTGTGAAAACTTCCCTTTTGGCAGGCCTCTGTTTAG TGTGGATGAGGCTGGCATAGAGGACCAGCGGTCAGACCAGAGCCACAGCTCTGGTCCTGAAGCAGAGGTCCAGTCTACTCCCGGCCCTTTGGACcacgaacaacaacaacaacaacaacagcagcagcgacAGGAGCAGCTGGAGGATGGGCTGTCTGATTTGGACCAGGATGGCAACACTTCTCAAAACCACCAAAAACAGCAG GAAGGGCATGGCAGTACTGTCAAGGAGAATGATCCCTCAGTGCCCAGCAAAGAAGACATCCCCACCTTCGACGAGTGGAAGAAACAAGTCATGGAGGTGGAGAAGGAGAAAA GTCAGTCTCTCCATACCTCAACCAGCGGCACCCCCCATCCAGTGAAGAAGGTCCAGAAAAACTTCAAGAATAACTACGCCTCTGTGGAGTGTGGTGCCAAGATACTCTCTGCCAACAACGAGGCCAAG AGCACTTCAGCTATTCTCATGGAGAATATGGACCTTTACATGCTAAATCCTTGCAGCAACAAAATCTG GTTTGTCATAGAGCTCTGTGAGCCTATTCAAGTCAAGCAGCTGGACATCGCTAACTTTGAGCTCTTCTCATCAACACCTAAAGACTTTTTAGTTTCCATTAGTGACAG GTATCCTACCAACAAGTGGGTAAAGCTTGGTACTTTTCACGCCCGTGATGAGCGCATAGTCCAGAGCTTCCCGCTGGATGAACAGCTTTATGCTAAATATGTGAAg ATGTTCATCAAGTACATAAAG GTTGAACTCCTCTCCCACTTTGGATCAGAACATTTCTGTCCACTCAGTCTCATCAG GGTGTTTGGTACCAGCATGGTGGAGGAGTATGAGGAGATAGCAGATTCCCAGTACCCTTCAGAGAGACTGGAGTACTTGGATGAAGACTATG ACTATCCACCTGGCTACCAACCATCAGAGGACAAAGCCTCTAAAAACCTGCTTGGCTCAGCAACca aTGCCATCCTAAATATGGTAAACAACATTGCTGCTAATGTGCTGGGTGGCAAACCAGAGCTGGAGGGTGGAGCAGCAATAGGAG cGCTAGGTAATATAACAGCAGTGGGGGATGACAAGAAGGGGAGCACAGAAGTTACAGCTGAAACGCCTCAGGACTCTGCAGT ACTGGAGCCTGCAGAGCCAGAACACCCTGCAACCCAGGAGGACTCCGATGTCTCCGGTGACTCTTCAACACCTTCCCCCTCATCTTCCGACTCCCACGAGGACAGACAGATTGTCACTCTggtagaggaggaagaggaggaggacgaagagccCAGACAGTCTACTGTCAccctgatggaggaggaggcagaggaagaggaagagaagagggaggaggagacgacGAGGAGGGACGCAGACAGGAACCAGTGGGAGAGCCAGACGTACTgtcctttctcctccttctcctccttgtcTCTGTCCTGCATGGCCACCCTGCCGGAGCTTCTCCATCGCTGGTGCTGCGCCAGGTTGGCCAAGGAGAGACAACGCAACCTCAAACGGAGGCAGCTGAGCGCTCAAACACAGACGCACCCCGATGCAAACACCTCATCCCTCACATACACACCTCCACTGATCCCTGCCCCTGTTCCCACGCCTCTCAAAGAAGCCCTTCCCCTCACAGAGAAAGCTCCAGAGCCCGAGGTGCCTGTTAAGGGCCATAATGAGGGTGAGGTGCTCACCACCACAAACACTCACACCCCTGACGCACACACTCCAGAGCTCAACATCCTCTTAGAGCCCAGTAGGACAGCCACTATCCCCCCGCACAGTTTCTCAGACATCCACAGTTCCCTGACATTGCCCACCCCCTCCCACGAGGAGAAGCTGCCTCCTCCCATTAAAGACGCAACCCTGGACCCTGTCCCCACTCCCCCCCTCCCAGCCGTCACTATCCCAGAGACGCAGCAGGCCAGCAGTGCCACCCCCACTATTACTGTCAGCTCCCCCCCACAGCCGGTAGCCTCTGAGACGGCCTCTCCTGGTGTTGTGGTTCCTCCTGTCAAGGAGCAGTCTGTTCAGCCTCTCCCCACTGCATCGAGGCCTGAGGACCTCATCCCCCCTCCCACTGAACTGCCACCAACTCCCCCACTGActgacactcacacagacacagtaaaGTCAGGCGCAGACAGTGGGGACTCACAGAGACACAGCGTCCAGGCCTCTCAGACTCATGGGGAACAGGTGGACTCTCTCGTGCACACCGGAGATCCCCATCGGGTGGAGGACGCGGTGTACGAGGACCTGTTGAGCACTAATGGGAATGGCAATGTCCACCGGACAGCTACAGACTTCTATGCAGAGCTGCAGAACGGAGGGGATTATAATGGCGGAGCGATGATGGGGAACGGCGCGTTATTGAACGGGGGAACGGTGCACGGCTCCAGCCAGAAGGAGAGCGTGTTCATGAGGCTCAACAACAGGATCAAAGCCCTGGAGATGAACATGAGTCTGTCCAGCAGATACCTGGAGGAGCTCAGCCAGAG ATACCGTAAACAGATGGAAGAGATGCAGAGAGCGTTCAACAAGACCATCATCAAACTGCAGAACACCTCACGCATCGCTGAGGAGCAG GACCAGAAACAGACCGAGTCCATCCAGTTCCTTCAGAGCCAGCTGGAGAACGTCACTAAACTGATGCTCAATCTCACCGCCACCGTCAGccagctgcagagagag GTATCGGACCGTCAGAGCTACCTGGTGGTCTCTCTggttctgtgtctgtctctgggCCTCCTGCTGTGTCTGCAGTGCTGCCGCAGCTCCTCTCCCGCCCCCAACGCCAACCCTGCTCCCCTTCCCAAGAGCAACCACTACCCCAGCCCCAAGAG ATGCTTCTCCTCCTATGACGATATGAGCCTAAAGCGCAGGGTGACCTGTCCGCTTGTTCGCTCCAAGTCGTTCCACTTGTCCTCTACAGATG TGGCTGTTATATCCCCGGTGTTGCCGGTGCCTGGAGCAACACAAGCCCTCAGGGAGAGGCTGGTGCAAGCagcaaaaaaagaataa